The proteins below come from a single Drosophila miranda strain MSH22 chromosome Y unlocalized genomic scaffold, D.miranda_PacBio2.1 Contig_Y1_pilon, whole genome shotgun sequence genomic window:
- the LOC108160388 gene encoding zinc finger protein 615 has translation MRKPAAEVRFEQTTQTDLMIMEMDCHDIFQLEDQDQTTTDKCTKKSNLNGVEMGTGTESTIPWTSTIDMDIQLMNIVAATPTMQLSHAVGAPEIDLVYVMENPLPPSPPPSADISVDEQTCLQALGPFEVLHEIVGTLPSTPTPSPLAGPGVGVAAPLQPPRYETRRVAMQRQLRQAENQNAKDSNWQEAEAEPETVTGAADAEQFSPENVSEVTPPATPPTPGPPTSPTSSIGSNVDFQARTRRELERNREFVGSLLAAYERMEKLWNPRHPDYKYNAKRSVYGGLGSQVQISNDSTESEKSCETDGESCSKSALYREVLSFILDAFKRLECLWNPQHYEYASCCKKELYREISAQLQEELNYELSGEESHKEILKLRTRYRKELRMVIKHKGLYLPKLWCYDEMEFLHPILQEQIFSKISKKVGVVEANQKTKFIDASPIEFGRAEDQLQFVEIYRNYAALWDVDHPDFRSNAYRSQPLAQMLDELNITFHTAYAAEQLEKTLFDLRKEFSAQKRKILTNPGDSCSIPLLHARLADFLEQNLGPFRCDVCSELIKTCDQYKVHRSGHDSTPPFICTLCGKGFQMPCNLTVHIRRHRRDFPYACEKCDKRFATSTEVAIHLRTHTGERPYICDLCGKYFKTWSFFDIHRRRHLNLSTFSCPICAKGFYEKNRFTDHLNSHWAIRKHLCTVCGKTFTTYGNLKKHTELHLAVKKYKCCSCGKRFAQFARTKSASQKAGTRLWAIGGEVDLASTPVPHVIYKAIVES, from the exons ATGAGAAAGCCCGCCGCTGAAGTTCGCTTCGAACAAACAACCCAAACAGATTTAATGATAATGGAAATGGACTGCCATGACATATTCCAACTGGAAGACCAGGACCAGACCACAACCGACAAATGCACGAAGAAATCAAATTTGAATGGAGTGGAGATGGGAACTGGGACGGAATCCACGATTCCATGGACATCCACGATAGACATGGACATTCAGCTGATGAATATCGTCGCAGCGACCCCCACAATGCAACTATCCCATGCAGTAGGAGCACCCGAAATAGATTTGGTTTATGTTATGGAAAATCCATTGCCACCCTCACCGCCGCCATCCGCGGACATTTCGGTTGACGAGCAGACCTGCCTGCAGGCACTGGGTCCGTTTGAAGTGCTTCATGAAATAGTGGGCACGCTCCCGTCTACGCCGACGCCCTCACCTTTGGCTGGGCCTGGTGTTGGGGTCGCCGCTCCACTTCAACCGCCGCGATACGAGACACGACGCGTG GCAATGCAGCGCCAGCTTCGTCAGGCGGAAAACCAGAATGCAAAAGATTCCAACTGGCAAGAGGcggaggcagagccagagacagtgACGGGAGCGGCAGATGCAGAACAGTTCTCCCCCGAAAACGTGTCGGAGGTAACACCGCCAGCGACGCCTCCAACCCCAGGGCCGCCCACGTCCCCCACGAGTAGCATTGGCAGCAACGTGGACTTCCAGGCG CGCACTCGTCGCGAACTGGAACGAAATCGAGAATTCGTTGGCTCTCTGCTGGCGGCTTATGAACGCATGGAAAAGTTGTGGAATCCCCGGCATCCCGACTACAAGTACAATGCCAAGCGGAGTGTTTACGGAGGACTGGGAAGCCAAG TACAGATCAGCAATGATAGCACCGAAAGCGAAAAGTCATGCGAAACCGATGGCGAGTCCTGCAGCAAGTCTGCCCTGTATCGTGAGGTGCTCAGCTTCATACTGGATGCGTTCAAGCGGCTGGAGTGCTTATGGAATCCCCAGCACTACGAGTATGCCAGCTGCTGCAAGAAGGAGCTGTACCGGGAGATCTCCGCCCAATTGCAGGAGGAGCTCAACTACGAGCTGAGCGGCGAGGAGTCCCACAAGGAGATACTGAAGCTGAGGACGCGCTATCGCAAGGAGCTGCGCATGGTGATCAAACACAAGGGACTGTATCTGCCCAAGCTCTGGTGCTACGACGAGATGGAGTTTCTGCATCCAATACTCCAGGAGCAGATCTTTAGCAAGATCAGCAAG AAGGTCGGTGTGGTGGAGGCCAACCAGAAGACGAAGTTCATCGATGCCAGCCCCATTGAATTCGGTAGGGCAGAGGATCAGCTGCAGTTTGTGGAGATCTATCGCAATTATGCGGCGTTGTGGGATGTGGATCATCCCGACTTTAGATCGAATGCCTACCGCAGTCAGCCGCTGGCCCAGATGTTGGACGAACTGAACATAACCTTCCATACGGCATATGCCGCGGAGCAACTGGAGAAGACTCTGTTCGATCTGCGCAAGGAGTTTTCAGCGCAGAAACGGAAAATACTCACCAACCCAGGGGACTCGTGCAGCATTCCCCTGCTGCACGCAAGACTGGCAGACTTTTTGGAACAGAACCTGGGGCCCTTCCGATGTGACGTCTGCTCGGAGCTCATCAAGACCTGCGACCAGTATAAGGTGCATCGGTCCGGGCACGACAGCACCCCGCCCTTCATATGCACGCTCTGCGGCAAGGGCTTCCAGATGCCGTGCAATCTGACGGTGCACATTCGACGGCATCGGCGCGACTTTCCCTATGCGTGCGAGAAGTGCGACAAACGCTTTGCCACCTCCACAGAGGTGGCCATCCACCTGCGGACGCACACTGGAGAGCGGCCCTACATTTGTGACCTGTGTGGGAAATATTTCAAGACGTGGTCCTTCTTCGATATACATCGGCGCAGGCACCTTAACCTGTCGACATTCAGCTGCCCCATCTGTGCAAAGGGGTTCTACGAGAAGAATCGCTTCACCGACCACTTGAACTCCCACTGGGCCATACGCAAGCACCTGTGCACGGTGTGTGGCAAGACCTTTACCACCTACGGCAATCTCAAGAAGCACACCGAATTGCATTTGGCCGTGAAGAAGTACAAGTGCTGCTCGTGCGGCAAACGATTCGCCCAGTTTGCGAGAACAAAAAGCGCTTCACAAAAAGCGGGCACACGGCTCTGGGCAATCGGAGGAGAAGTAGACCTCGCATCCACTCCTGTGCCCCATGTTATTTACAAGGCAATCGTAGAGAGTTAG
- the LOC117191312 gene encoding serine/threonine-protein kinase fray2-like has product MRERERHDRDRDRERERDRDRDKERDRRYHSKSPTRSSRQSSKPKKKKSKKSKKYYRRSRSSSRSSSRSSSPRSPSSSRSRHSKSRSRDYNKSRSASQRTTRAPSSESNSRSTPLASNVKGIDLLDTKVQKALEKIDEDTFKPSAFFSTKDREAPEKVIIDLKNETVTVPNPSNPVQTEDVIFHPNFLGNPDLKTEKWIRKLYVYRQKYIQE; this is encoded by the exons ATGCGTGAACGGGAAAGACATGATAGAGACCGCGACCGGGAAAGAGAGCGAGATCGGGACCGCGACAAAGAACGCGACCGAAGGTACCACTCCAAGTCCCCCACCAGAAGCAGCCGGCAAAGCTCCAAACCCAAAAAGAAGAAGTCGAAGAAATCTAAAAAGTACTACAGGCGTAGTCGTAGTAGTAGCCGCAGCTCGTCGCGCAGCTCATCGCCACGCAGTCCAAGCAGCTCCCGGAGCCGGCACAGCAAGAGTCGCAGTCGGGACTATAACAAATCTCGCTCTGCCTCCCAAAGGACAACCAGAGCACCGAGTTCGGAGAGCAATTCACGTTCAACGCCTCTCGCTAGCAACGTCAAGGGCATCGATTTGCTGGATACCAAAGTGCAGAAGGCCTTGGAAAAGATAGACGAGGATACCTTCAAGCCGTCAGCTTTCTTCAGCACCAAAGATCGTGAGGCTCCAGAGAAGGTTATCATAGATCTGAAAAACGAAACGGTGACCGTACCGAATCCATCGAACCCGGTCCAAACCGAAGATGTAATATTTCATCCCAAC TTCCTTGGAAATCCTGACCTTAAGACGGAGAAATGGATTCGCAAACTTTACGTATATCGCCAAAAGTACATCCAGGAATAG